In Streptomyces sp. NBC_01231, the sequence GTGGCTGGAGACCGGCGACAACCGGCGGGCCGTCCGCGTCGGCCTCGCCGAGACCAGCCGGGTGATCAACTCCGCCGCGGTCATCATGATCTCGGTCTTCCTCGCCTTCGTGCTCAGCGGCGACCGTGTGATCGCCATGTTCGGCATCGCGCTCGCCGCAGCCGTCGCCCTCGACGCCTTCGTCCTGCGCACGCTGCTGGTGCCCGCCCTGATGCATCTGCTCGGCGGCGCCAACTGGTGGCTGCCGCGCTGGCTGGACCGCCGTATGCCCCGCCTCAGCATCGAGCCGCCCGAGTGCCGCGCCGCCCATGAGAGGCTGGCCGCTGCGACGGACGCCGAGGCGGCGAACGTACTGGCGAAGGAGCAGCGGCGGGATGTACGCGATATCCCTGGGTGACGACGGAGCCGAACTGCGTCCCCTGGAGCCTTGGCACGCCGAGGAGTTCCTGGCCCACCTGGACCGGGGGCGCGAGTTCATCAACCGTTTCATTCCGTTCGGCGAGAAGGCCACGGACCTGGACGGCGCCCGCGACATGCTCCAGCGGTACGCCGACCTGCGCGCCGCCGACAGCGCCTCCCTGCACGGCCTGTGGCTGGAGGGGAAGCTCGTCGGCGGGGTGCTCTTCCTGAACTTCGACGCGGAGAACGGCAACTGCGAGGTCGGCTGCTGGCTGGAACCCGCCGGTACCGGGCACGGTCTGGTCACCCGGGCGATGCGGGTGCTCCTCGACTTCGCGATCGAGCGGCGCGGCATGCACCGGGTCGAGTGGATCGCCGCCGTGGACAACCTCCCCAGCCTGAACGTGGCCCGGCGCCTGGGCATGACCCGGGAAGGGGTGCGGCGGTCGAGCTACCCGCACCACGGCGTACGACTCGATCTCGAGGTGTGGTCCATCCTCGCCCCCGAGTGGCGCGCGGCACGCGCGCGTGCCGCACACAGCGATCATTAAGAAACTTCTCAGACAGGATCCGTACGGTGCGCACCATGGGAACCAAGACAGCTGACGAGACCGGCGCCACCACGGGTGCCGAGACCACGACCGACGAGGAGAAGGTGAACGTCACCAAGGCCGACGAGGTGACGGAGTCCGAAGCAGGCGTCGACAGGGCGGCCGGGGACGGAGACGCCGGGAACGCGGATGCCGGGGACGCGGATGTCGAGGATCTCGCCGCGCGGAAGATCGAGGACGAGCGCCCCGCCGGTGTCGGCCAGGGTGCGGGCGCGGTCGTCTCCGCCGCGCTCGGCGTCGTCTCGCTGACCGGCAGCTGGGTCGGCACGATCGCGGCCGCGCGCCAGTCGCTCGTCGGACAGATGGGCGCACAGTCCACCAACTCCTCCGACATCAGCAAGCTGCTCAAGGACGGCTACGGCGACGCCTGGCACGCCACCGCACTGTGGGGCGGCGTCTTCGCGCTGCTCGCGCTGGTCGTCGGTGTCGTGGTGCTGGCCCGTCCCGCGTTCGGCGCCCCCGGCAAGCCGCAGGCCGTGTGGATCAAGTCGGTCTCCTGGGGCGGTGTCGCCCTCGGCGTCATCGGCCTGCTCCTGGCCGTCCTGAAGTACACCGACGTCCTGCTCGCGCTGCCGTCCGTGCCGTCCGCCGGCTGAATCACCGCAGGTCCTGAGGGGCCTTAGGGCATCCGTAAGCACCTTACGGAGCTTCTGAGGCCCCTCACGCACGTCTAAGGCCCCGGGCGCCCCCGAAGATGCGGAACTCTCCCGATGTGGCACACCCCCCTGGGAGACGAAGGTTGAGGCATCGCAACGAGCGAAGCCGAAACCGACCTTCTCGAGGGACACTCCATGTACGAGTACGAGCTCCACCAGTTCCGTTCCGCCGAACTGATCCGCCGGGCCGAGCAGGACCGGCTGGCCCGCCGGGCCGTCCTCGGCAAGCGCGCCGCCCGCCGCGAAGCGGCCCGACGCACCGCCGAGAGCGATCCGCATACCGGCCGCCCACGTCGGCACCGGTTCGTCCGCACCGCGTGAGCGCGGGGACGGCGACGGGGACGGGACGGGCGACCGTATGACGCCGCCCGTCCCCGTGCGCGCCGAGTCCGTCGAGGTTCTGCCGAGCACGGATGCCGGGTTGCCGGACCTGTCAACGCCGGGCACCGGACCGTCGGACCTGCCGAGGACGGGTGCCGGGCTGTCGGCCCTGGCGACGGCACGCACCGCGCTGACGGATCTGTCGAAAACAGGTGCCGCTCTGTCAGACCCGCGTGCGATGCTCGGGCCCGTGGAGACCAGGTCCATCAGTCCCGTGTTCGTCGGCCGCACCGATGAACTGGACACGTTGAACGACGCGCTCGCCCGTGCCGCCGCGGGCGAGCCGCAGGCGTTACTCCTCGGCGGCGAGGCCGGGGTCGGCAAGACCCGCCTGGTCGAGGAGTTCGCCACCGCCGCCTGCCGCCGGGGTGCCGTCGTCGCACTCGGCGGCTGTGTCGAGATCGGCGCCGACGGACTGCCGTTCGCCCCCTTCTCCACCGCCCTGCGTGCCCTGCGCCGCGAACTGCCGGACGAACTCGCGGCCGCGGCCGCCGGCCAGGAGGAGGAACTGGCCCGGCTGCTGCCCGAACTCGGCGAGACGGGCCCCGGACGGCACGACGAGGAGGGCATGGCCCGCCTCTTCGAACTCACCGCCCGGCTGCTGGAACGCGTCGCCGCCGACCGCACGGTCGTCGTCGTCCTGGAGGACCTGCACTGGGCCGACGCCTCCACCCGCCACCTCCTCTCCTACCTCTTCCGCACTCTGCGCACCGGCCGCCTCGTCGTCCTCGCCACCTACCGCGCCGACGACATCCACCGCCGCCACCCGCTGCGCCCCCTCCTCGCCGAACTCGACCGGCTGCGCACCGTCCGCCGTATCGAACTCGGCCGCTTCAACCGTGCCGAGGTCGGCCGCCAGATCGCCGGCATCCTCGCCTCCGAACCCGACCCGATCCAGGCCGACGACATCTTCGAACGCTCCGACGGCAACGCCTTCTTCGTCGAGGAACTCGCCGTCGCCGCCCACGAGGGCTCCTGCACCGGCCTCACCGACTCCCTGCGAGACCTGCTCCTGGTGCGCGTCGAGGGACTCCCGGAGAGCGCCCAGCGGGTCGCCCGGATCGTCGCCGAGGGCGGCTCCACCGTCGAGTACCGGCTGCTCGCCGCCGTGGCCCGGTTCGCCGAGGACGACCTCATCGAGGCCCTGCGGGCGGCCGTGGGGGCCAACATCCTTCTCGCCGCGCCCGGTGGCGACGGCTACCGCTTCCGCCACTCGCTGGTCCGCGAGGCCGTCAGCGACGACCTGCTGCCCGGCGAACGCTCCCGCCTCAACCGCCGCTACGCCGAAGCCCTGGAGGCCGACCCCACGCTCGTCCCGGCCGGCGAACGCGTGATGCGCCTGGCCAGTTACTGGTACCACGCCCACGACGCCGCCAAGGCCCTGCCCGCCGTCCTGGCCGCCTCCGTCACCGCACGCCGCCGGCACGCCTACTCCGAACAACTGGGGCTGCTGGAACGCGCGATGGAACTGTGGGACACCGCCCCCGAGGACGTCCGCGCGCGACTGCGCCCCGTCGACTACACCGAGGTCTATCCGCCCTGCGGCCGCGACCCGGCGACCACTCCGCTCCGCTACCTCGACCTGATGGCCGAGGCAGCCGTCGCCGGACGGCTGTGCGGGGAACGCGAACGCGCCCTGAAGATCATCAAGCGGGCGCTGCGACTGCTGGGCGACGAGGGCGACCCGCTGCGCGCCGCCTGGTTCTGGACCCAGCGCTCCCGCCTTGTCCAGGCGCAGTCCCGCGGCGACGGCTGGGCCGAACTGGCCACCGCCCAGGACCTCGTACGCGGGCTGCCGCCCTCGGAGGTGCACGCCGAGGTCCTCGCCAGCGTGGCCAACTGGTCCATGGTGCACGCCCCCGGCCCCGACGCCTTCACGGCCGCCGAACGCGCGGTGGAGTACGCGCGGATGCTCGGCGTCCGCGACACCGAGATGAACGCCCGCCTCACGCTCGGCGGCCTCATGGTCGAGGCCGGTGACGTGGCGGCGGGCCTCGCCGAAATGTCCGAGGTCAAGGACCGAACGGTGGAGTACGGCATCTCCACCATCGCCGGCCGTGCCTATGTGAACCTGCCCGACGCCCTCGAATCCGTCGGCCGCTCCAAGGAGGCCGTGCCGGTCCTGGAGGAGGGACTCGCCCACGCCCAGAAGTTCGGCCTGCTGGACGCCGAGGCCTGGATCTGGGGCAACCTCGCCGAGAGCCTCTACTCCCTGGGCCGCTGGGACCAGGCCGCCGAAGCGGGCACCAAGGCCGAACGCGTCGGCCAGAGCGCCAAGCCCCACGGCTTCCACGCCACCCTCCGCGCCGAACTCGCCCTCGACCGAGGGGACCTGGCCGCCGCCGCAGGCCATCTGACCGCCGCCCGCGGCCACTTCGGGAACCACGACCGCGCTCCCCAGCACGAACTGCCCCTCGTGCGCATCGCGATCGGTATCGCCGCCGCCGAGGGCCGCCTCCTCGACGCCCGCGCCGAACTCGCGCGCGCCCTGGCCGCCGGCTTCCCGCCCGGCACCCAGCGCTACGTCTGGCGGATGCTGCTCGCCTCGGCCGCCACGGAAGCCGACGCGCGCGACCTGCCCACCGTCGGCCCCGGCCGCCCCGAGATCCTCGAACGCATCCGCGTCACAGCCAAGCCCCTGACCACCCATGTCCCGGTATGGCAGGCCTACGAGCGCTGGGTCCGCGCCGAGCTGCTACGAGCCGAGGGCGCCGCCCGAGCGGACACCTGGGCGCAGGTCGTCACCGCCTTCGAGGCCCTGGAGCGCCCCTACGATCTCGCCCGCGTCCGGCACCGCCTCGCCGAGGCCCTCCTGCTGTCGGGGGAGGGCGACGACGACCGGGACCGCGCCACGGAACTGCTGCGCCTGGCCCACGCAGCCGCCGAACACCTCGGCGCGCGTCCCCTGGCCGTATCCACCGCCCGCCTGGCCCAGCGCGCCCGCCTCAGCCTCACCGGCGCCCGCCCCCTGAAGGGCGGCCGGACCGCCACCGACGGCGGGGCCGATGACGGCACCCCGGAAGACCCGGCCCGCGCCCTCGGCCTCACCGGCCGGGAACGCGACGTCCTGCGCCTGGTCTCCGCCGGCCGCACCAATCGCCAGATAGCCGAGGAGCTGTTCATCTCCCCGAAGACGGCCAGCGTCCACGTCTCGAACATCCTGGGCAAGCTCGGCGTCTCGGGCCGGGGCGAGGCGGCGGCGGTGGCACATCGTCTGGGACTGTTCGCGGCCGATGTCTCCCATGTGCCGACCTCCGGCTGAGGCGTAGGCTGCAAGTGACTGGCATGGAGGCGCCGTGTTCAACATGTTCGAGGAACTGTTCGCACCGGGCCGCAAGCACACCCGCGACGAGCAGAACCGGCTGGAACTCACCCGGGAGGACGTCGGAGACGGCGATCCCGGGCACGGGCCCATAGACCTCACGTCCGGGAAGGTCGTCGTACGACCGCCGAAGCCGGACGAGGAGCCCTTCTCGCGGGAGTGAGCGCCGGGGCAGGCCCTCAGCGCACCTGTATCTCCAGGATCCGGTCGTCCCCGTCCTTCGGGTCCCCGCGGCCGTCCGTGTTGCTGGTCACCAGCCACAGCTTGTCGCCGCCTGCCGATACCACCGTGCGCAGCCGGCCGTAATCGCCCTGGAGGAAGGCCTGAGGGTCGGCCGAGGCCGCCGTGCCCTTGAGGGGGATGCGCCACAGACGCTGGCCCTTCAGGCCTGCCATCCAGACGGAACCCTCGGCGTAGGCGATGCCGCTCGGGGAGGCGTCGTCCGTGCGCCACTGGGCCACCGGGTTCTGGTACTCGGAGCTGTCCGACCTGCCCTCCGCGTCCGGCCAGCCGTAGTTCCCGCCCGGCTTGATCGCGTTCAGTTCGTCCCAGGTGTCCTGGCCGAACTCCGAGGCGAACAGGCGCTGCTTGGAATCCCAGGCCAGACCCTGCACATTGCGGTGGCCGTACGAGTACACGGGGGAGTCCGGGAAGGGGTTGCCCGGCGCCGGTTCGCCCTCCGGGGTCAGCCGGAGGATCTTGCCGCCCAGCGACTTGGTGTCCTGGGACAGGCCGGTGTCCCCGCTCTCGCCGGTGCCCGCGTACAGCATCCGGTCCGGGCCGAAGGCGATCCGGCCGCCGTTGTGGATCACGCCCTTGGGGATGCCCTTGAAGATCGTGTCGGGCGCGCCCAGTTGCTCGCCGGAGGGCTTCTTCTCGTCGTACAGCATGCGGACGACGCGATTGTCGGAGGCCGAGGTGAAGTAGGCGTAGACCATGTGGTCCGAGGCGTAGTCCGGGGAGATCGCGATGCCGAGCAGGCCGCCCTCACCCGCCGGGGAGACCCCCGGCACCTCGCCCAGCTCGGTCTTCTTGCCCGACTGCCCGTCGATCCAGGTGATCGTGCCCTCGTCGCGGGACGAGACGAGCAGATCGCCGTCCGGGAGGGGGGCCAGGCCCCAGGGGCTGTCGAGGCCTTCCGTGACGGTGCGCACCACCTTCACCGAACCCTTGGCGGGGGGTGCCTGCTCAGCGGGTTCCCGGGAGGGCGACGACCCCGAAGCCGTACGACTAGGTGTGGGGCTGTCGGCGCCGGACGACGGTCCGCCGCCTCCGCCGTCGGACGAGCATCCGGCCGTCAGCAGGAGGGCGGCCGCGGCCAACGCGGCCGGTACAGCTCGGTGTTGCACGATTCTGGTCCCTTCGACGGGCGGTCTCGCGGCAGGTTCTACTTGTCATACACCGCTCGCGCCTCACAGGTTCCCGATTCCTAGTCCCAGGATCCCTGTGCCCGTGGGAGCTCCGCCACTTCCGCCAGGTCCTGGGCCGTCAGGCGCAGGGTCGCCGCCCGTGCGTTGTCCGTCACCCAGCGCTCCTGCTTGGCACCGGGCACCGGGACCACATGCCTGGCCTGGGCGAGGACCCAGGCCAGGGCCACCTGAGCCGGAGTGACGTCCGCGCCGTGGCGGCGGGCCACCCGGCGCAGGCCGGCCACGATCGGCTGGTTGGCGGCCATCATCTCCGCGGTGAAGCGGGGGTGGCGGGCCCGCAGGTCGTCCCGTTCGAAGCCCTCGCCCGGCGTGAGCGTGCCGGTCAGGAAGCCGTTGCCGAGCGGCATCGCGGCCAGGAAACCGATGCCGCGGGCCTCGCACCACGGCAGCAGCGACCACGCGGCCTCCGGCGACCACACCGACAGCTCCGCCTGCACCGCGCTCACCGGGAAGACCTGCTGGACCCTCCGCAGCTGCCGGATCGTCGTGTCGTGCAGTCCGCCCTCGGACCGGCGGCCACCTCGCGGACCCATCGCGCACAGCCCCAACGACCGCACCTTTCCGGCCCGCACGAGCTCCGCCATCGCACCCCAGGTCTCCTCGACCGGAACCTCGGGGTCCGCGCGGTGCAGCTGGTAGAGGTCGATGACGTCGGTCTGCAGTCGGCGCAGGGAGGCGTCGCAGGCCCGTCGCACATAGCCCGGGCGGCCGTTGGCCACGATGTGCTGCTCGCCGACCAGCAGGCCGACCTTGGTCGACACGAAGGCGTCCTGGCGCCGTTCCTTCAGCGCCCGCCCGATCAGCAGCTCGTTGGTGAACGGGCCGTACATGTCGGCCGTGTCCAGGAGCGTCGAGCCCAGGTCCAGCGCCCGGTGCACGGCCCTGATCGACTCCTCGCCGCGCTGCCGTGACCCGCTGTACGCCCAGCTCATCGGCATGCACCCGAGTCCGACGGCTCCCACCGCGAGCGCCGCCGCGCCGATCGTCCTGCGCTCCACCTGCTCGTGACCCTCCCTCTCCTGGCCCCCAACCTAACCTCTGCGCTGCCGCGTCCCTGACATAGCCTCCTGACCATGACTGCTGCTGATGTGTGGCTCCCCGTTCCGCCGGAGGAGATCGAGGGAATCCCCGAGGGCCTGAACTACCGCTTCTGGAACGGGGAGGAGGATTTTCCCGCGGACCCCGCCGACTGCGTCTACTACGTGGTCCCCTACATGAAGCCCGTCGAGGTCGTGCTGCGACCGATGCCGCGTTTGAGCTCGGTGCAGGTCGTGCAGACCCTGTCGGCGGGCACCGACGCCGTCGAGCCGGGCCTCACGCACCTGCGCCCCGGCGTGCGGCTGTGCAATGCCCGCGGGGTGCACGAGGCGAGCACGGCCGAACTCGCGCTCACGCTGGTCCTCGCCTCGCTGCGCGGCGTACCGGGCTTCGTCCGCGCCCAGGACCGGGGGGAGTGGCGCGGCGGGTTCCGGCCCGCGCTGGCGGACCGGAACGTCCTGGTCGTGGGATACGGCTCGATCGGATCAGCGATCGAGGACCGGCTCGTTCCGTTCGAGGTGGCGCGTGTGGCGCGCGTCGCGCGCTCCGGGCGCACCACGGCGCGCGGACCCGTGCACCCACTCACCGAACTCCCCTCCCTGCTGCCGGAGGCGGACGTCGTGATCCTGTCCACACCGCTCAGCGAGACCACCCGCCACCTGGTGAACGCCGACTTCCTGGCCCGTATGAAGGACGGCGCGCTGCTGGTCAACGTGGCCCGCGGCCCCGTCGTCGACACCAAGGCGCTGCTCGCCGAGCTCGAGAGCGGCCGCCTCACCGCCGCCCTCGACGTCACCGACCCCGAGCCGCTGCCCCCGGGCCACCCCCTGTGGCACGCGCCCGGCGTGCTCATCAGCCCCCACGTCGGCGGACCCACGTCCGCGTTCCTGCCGCGCGCCAAGCGGCTCCTCGTGGACCAGTTGAACCGATTCGTGAACCAGGAGCCGCTGCGCAACGTGATCCTCACGACGGGCGCAACCGGCGCCTGACGCCCACGGCTTGAGCCCCACGCGCGCGATCCGCGCGACGGGCGCAACGGGCGCACAATCCGTTTCCGGCACCCTCCGCAACCTTCCGGACGCGGTCCGTGCCCGCATCGCCGCTGGTCGTCACGGAGCGTAGAGGAACTATGTCCCTGAGTGACGAGACTGGTGTATCGTCCCGACAGGGGCTGCGCCGAGAGCCATTCGGCGCCGGGGATGGACATTGCAGAATGTGAGGGGGGCGACGGGCGATGCACGGCCTATGGACGAACGATCCGACGCGGCGAGGCCGCCGGCGACGACCCTGGAACACGGCCGCGCGTGGACGCGGTCACCACGGCAGCCACCACGACGGGCATGCCGGACCCCCTGGCCATCAGCATCACAGCCACCACCGCGGGTGCAGCAGCCGCGGGAGGCACGCGCACCCAGCGCACCGGGACCCGAGGGACCTCAGGGCGGCGCGGACCGGGAGGGCCCGGTGAGTTCGCCCCCGTCCTCCACGACCACTCTCGACTCGGCGCCGCGGGTCCGGCGCGTAACCGGCCCGTCGACCACCCGCCCACCGGCTTCGGGCAGCGGATCGAGCATGGTCCGCCAACTCGTGCTGGCCCTGGTGTGCGCCGGATACGCCCTGGGTTCCGCGCTCGGCTGGGGCTCGCGCGAAGCCGCCCTGATCATGGGTGACTTCGGGCTCAGTGCCGCGGCGGGCGCCGGGGCCGTCTCCTGTTTCCTCTACGCCCGCAGCCGCCGGATCCGCTTTCGACCCGCGTGGATGCTGTTCGCCCTCTCCTCGACGATGGCGGCCCTGGGCAACCTGGTGTGGGGGTGGTACGAGGTCGTCCTCGGTATCGAGGTGCCCAGCCCCAGCTACGCAGACCTGTTCTTCCTGTGCTTCGCGCCACCCGCCATCGTGGGACTGCTGGTGCTCGCCAAGCGGCCGGTGACGAAGGCGGGTTGGGTCTGTCTCGGCCTGGACGCCTGGCTGATCGGCGGCTCCCTGCTCACGCTCTCCTGGAGCCTGGCCCTCGCGCAGGCGGCCAGGTCCGAGGGGTCGAGCGTTTCGCACGCCGCGCTCTCGCTCGCCTATCCGCTGCTGGACATCGCCCTGGTCAGCATGGTGCTCGCCCTGCACTTCAGGCGCTCGGCGGTGAACCGGACGGCGGTCAACACCGCGATCGGGGCGCTCGCCCTGACCGTGATGTGCGACGCCCTGTTCACCTCGCCATTGCTGCACCACACGTACCGCTCCGGACAGCTGCTCGACGCCGGCTGGTTCGCCGGCTCGCTGCTGCTCGCGTACGCCCCCTGGGCCGCGTCGGGGTCCGAAACCGACGCCGACCGTCCACCCCCGCCCGGGGGGACCCGCGTGGTGCGCGAGCACCTGCCCGGACAGCGCCCCGGCCCGAACCCCCATCCCCCCGCGCAGGGAGATGATCCCAGCCGGTACCCGACCGCCCGGCCCATCGCCGGCTCCCTGGCCGCCCTCACGCCCTACCTCGCCGCCGCCGTCTGCACCCTGGGGATCCTCTACAACGTCCTCAACGGCCGCAGCGTCGACCGCGTGGTGCTGCTCACCGGCGGGACGGTGGTGCTCGCTCTCGTGGTGCGCCAAGGCATCATGCTGCTCGACAACATCACCCTCACCCAGGAACTGGCGCAGCAGGAGAACCACTTCCGTTCCCTGGTGCAGGGCTCCAGCGACGTCATCATGATCGCCGCGCCCAACGGCATCCTGCGTTACGTCTCCCCGGCCGCCGCCGGAGTGTACGGGTGCCCCGCCGAGGAGCTCGTCGGCACGGAGCTGGCCGGACTCATCCACCCGGAGGACCTGGGCTGCGTGGTGCACGAGGTGCGCCGCTTCCTCGCCGCCAGCCCCCTGGAGGAACCCACCACACGCATCGAATGCCGCTTCCGGTCCGGCGAGGGCGGTTGGCTCAATGTCGAGTCCACGGTCAACCGTCACCACGGCGGCCTCATCTTCAACAGCCGGGACGTGACCGAGAGGGTCCGACTGCAGGCGCAGCTCCAGCACAACGCCGAGCACGACCCGCTGACCGACCTGCCCAACCGCGCCCTGTTCACCCGGCGCGTCCAGCAGGCTCTGTCCGGCCGCCGCGCCTCGGACCGGGGCGCCGCATTGCGCGGCACGGCCGTGCTCTTCATCGACCTGGACGGCTTCAAGGCCGTCAACGACACGATCGGGCACCAGGCCGGCGACGAGCTGCTGGTCCAGGCCGCCCGCAGGCTCCAGGACGCCGTCCGGCACGGGGACACCGCGTCCCGGCTCGGCGGCGACGAGTTCGCGGCCCTGATCGTCGGCGACGGCACCCGTGACCGCCCCGCCCGCGAACGTCACATCCTGGAGCTCGCCGACCGCCTCCGGACCAAGCTCTCGCAGCCGTTCCTCATCGACGGCAACGATGTCCGGGTCAACGCGTCCATCGGCGTCGCCTTCGCCGAACCGGGCCTCGGCGCGGGCGAACTGCTGCGCAACGCGGACCTCGCGATGTACCGCGCCAAGGCGGGCGGCAAGGGCCGAGTCGAGTTGTACGCCCCACAGATGCAGCAGGACGTCGTACGGAAGGCCGAGCTGGCCACGCGTCTGCGGGCGGCGCTGCACGACGGAGAGTTCACGCTGCTGCACCAGCCGGTGGTGTGCCTGGAGGACGGCCGGATCACCTCGGTCTCCGCCCAGGCGCGCTGGCGCTCCTCCCAGGGCGTGCTGTTCACGCCCGCCGAGTTCCTGCGGGTGGCCGAGGACAGCGACAAGACCGCCGAGCTGGGGCGCTGGATGCTGGAGGAGGCCGTCGAGCAGGCGGCCGAGCGGGCGGCGGCGGGCCTGTCCGTACCGGTGGCGGTCCGGATGGGCGCGCGCCGGCTGCTGGACCGCTCGATGCCGCTCGGCTCGACCGAGGCTCTGCTGACCCGGCACGGACTGCCGTCCGGCTCCCTGGTGATCGAGCTGGCCGACATCGACCCCCGGGTCTCCCTGGACGAGCTGGAGCGTCGACTGAGCGCGTTGCGCAGGCTCGGGGTCCGGATCGCTCTGGACGGCTTCGGAAGCGGATACGCGGCGATCACGGCTCTCAGGCGACTCCCGGTCGACGTGCTGAGACTCGACCGCGGTCTGGTCGAAGGTGTCGTCGAGTCCGCGCGGCTGCACAAGATCACCAGTGGGCTGTTGAGGATCGCCGGGGATCTCGGGTTGCAGTCGGTGGCGGACGGCGTGGACCTGCCGGAGCAGGTCGTGGCGCTGCGCGCGATGGGCTGCACCCACGGGCAGGGCATGGCGTTCTCGGGTCCGCTGGACGAGTACCGGCTGCGCCAGGCGCTGGGTTCCGGCCACTGCCCGGTGCCGCACGGCCCGGCCGAGCCCGCGTTCGCGGGCGGCGGCGCGGGGGTGTACACCACAGGCGTGGTGTCGGTTCTCGGATGCGGCACGGCCCTCCGTTCACATAATGAGACTCCCGTCCCACCCACTTGACAGTAGGTGCGTGCCGGGGGGAGGGTCAGTGCCATGCGCACCCGAATTCTCGTACTTGGAAAGCGCGTCGGCTGACGCTGGTGACCTCCGGACGGACCCGGAACTCCCAGCGACCCCACCCGGCGCGCTCCCCTCGCTTGCCTTATGGCACGAGGGGTTTTTTGTTGCACAGACACCTTCTGTGCGGCAGCCGAAAACCGCACAAACTTCGCAAAAACCCTCAGCATCGAGAAGAGAATGCCGATGACCGAGCAGGCCACCGGGGCCCATCACCCGCAGCCGCGGCCCCGATCCGGAGGACAGTCCGCCCCCGAGCGCGTCACGGGTGCGCAGTCCCTCATCCGCTCTCTCGAGGAGGTCGGGGCCGACACGGTATTCGGCATTCCCGGCGGTGCGATCCTTCCCGCGTACGACCCGCTGATGGACTCCACCCGGGTGCGCCACGTCCTGGTCCGCCATGAGCAGGGCGCAGGACACGCGGCCACCGGTTACGCGCAGGCCACCGGCAAGGTCGGCGTCTGCATGGCGACCTCCGGCCCCGGTGCCACGAACCTGGTGACGCCGATCGCGGACGCCCACATGGACTCGGTGCCGCTCGTGGCGATCACCGGGCAGGTGGCTTCCAAGGCGATCGGCACGGACGCCTTCCAGGAGGCGGACATCGTCGGCATCACGATGCCGATCACCAAGCACAACTTCCTGGTCACCAAGGCCGAGGACATCCCCCGGGTGATCGCGCAGGCCTTCCACATCGCCTCCACCGGCCGGCCCGGCCCGGTCCTGGTCGACATCGCCAAGGACGCCCTCCAGGCGCAGACGACCTTCTCCTGGCCCCCGGTCATGGACCTGCCCGGCTACCGCCCGGTGACCAAGCCGCACGCCAAGCAGATCCGCGAGGCCGCCAAGCTGATCACCGCCGCGCAGCGGCCGGTCCTGTACGTCGGCGGCGGCGTCCTGAAGGCCAAGGCCACCGCCGAGCTGAAGGTCCTCGCCGAACTCACCGGAGCGCCCGTCACCACCACCCTGATGGCGCTCGGCGCATTCCCCGACAGTCACGAGCTGCACGTGGGAATGCCGGGCATGCACGGTGCGGTCACCGCCGTCACCGCGCTGCAGAAGGCCGACCTGATCGTCGCCCTCGGAGCCCGCTTCGACGACCGCGTCACCGGCAAGCTGGACAGCTTCGCCCCGTACGCCAAGATCGTCCACGCCGACGTCGACCCGGCCGAGATCGGCAAGAACCGCGCCGCGGACGTGCCGATCGTCGGTGACGCCCGCGAGGTCATCGCGGACCTGGTCCAGGCCGTGCAGAAGGAGCACAGCGAAGGCCACCGGGGCGACTACAGCGCTTGGTGGAAGGACCTCAACCGCTGGCGCGAGAACTATCCGCTGGGCTACGACCAGCCCGCGGACGGATCCCTCTCGCCGCAGCAGGTCATCGAGCGCATCGGCCAACTCGCCCCGGCGGGCACGATCTTCGCGGCGGGCGTCGGCCAGCACCAGAT encodes:
- a CDS encoding 2-hydroxyacid dehydrogenase, with protein sequence MTAADVWLPVPPEEIEGIPEGLNYRFWNGEEDFPADPADCVYYVVPYMKPVEVVLRPMPRLSSVQVVQTLSAGTDAVEPGLTHLRPGVRLCNARGVHEASTAELALTLVLASLRGVPGFVRAQDRGEWRGGFRPALADRNVLVVGYGSIGSAIEDRLVPFEVARVARVARSGRTTARGPVHPLTELPSLLPEADVVILSTPLSETTRHLVNADFLARMKDGALLVNVARGPVVDTKALLAELESGRLTAALDVTDPEPLPPGHPLWHAPGVLISPHVGGPTSAFLPRAKRLLVDQLNRFVNQEPLRNVILTTGATGA
- a CDS encoding EAL domain-containing protein, whose protein sequence is MSSPPSSTTTLDSAPRVRRVTGPSTTRPPASGSGSSMVRQLVLALVCAGYALGSALGWGSREAALIMGDFGLSAAAGAGAVSCFLYARSRRIRFRPAWMLFALSSTMAALGNLVWGWYEVVLGIEVPSPSYADLFFLCFAPPAIVGLLVLAKRPVTKAGWVCLGLDAWLIGGSLLTLSWSLALAQAARSEGSSVSHAALSLAYPLLDIALVSMVLALHFRRSAVNRTAVNTAIGALALTVMCDALFTSPLLHHTYRSGQLLDAGWFAGSLLLAYAPWAASGSETDADRPPPPGGTRVVREHLPGQRPGPNPHPPAQGDDPSRYPTARPIAGSLAALTPYLAAAVCTLGILYNVLNGRSVDRVVLLTGGTVVLALVVRQGIMLLDNITLTQELAQQENHFRSLVQGSSDVIMIAAPNGILRYVSPAAAGVYGCPAEELVGTELAGLIHPEDLGCVVHEVRRFLAASPLEEPTTRIECRFRSGEGGWLNVESTVNRHHGGLIFNSRDVTERVRLQAQLQHNAEHDPLTDLPNRALFTRRVQQALSGRRASDRGAALRGTAVLFIDLDGFKAVNDTIGHQAGDELLVQAARRLQDAVRHGDTASRLGGDEFAALIVGDGTRDRPARERHILELADRLRTKLSQPFLIDGNDVRVNASIGVAFAEPGLGAGELLRNADLAMYRAKAGGKGRVELYAPQMQQDVVRKAELATRLRAALHDGEFTLLHQPVVCLEDGRITSVSAQARWRSSQGVLFTPAEFLRVAEDSDKTAELGRWMLEEAVEQAAERAAAGLSVPVAVRMGARRLLDRSMPLGSTEALLTRHGLPSGSLVIELADIDPRVSLDELERRLSALRRLGVRIALDGFGSGYAAITALRRLPVDVLRLDRGLVEGVVESARLHKITSGLLRIAGDLGLQSVADGVDLPEQVVALRAMGCTHGQGMAFSGPLDEYRLRQALGSGHCPVPHGPAEPAFAGGGAGVYTTGVVSVLGCGTALRSHNETPVPPT
- a CDS encoding acetolactate synthase large subunit — protein: MPMTEQATGAHHPQPRPRSGGQSAPERVTGAQSLIRSLEEVGADTVFGIPGGAILPAYDPLMDSTRVRHVLVRHEQGAGHAATGYAQATGKVGVCMATSGPGATNLVTPIADAHMDSVPLVAITGQVASKAIGTDAFQEADIVGITMPITKHNFLVTKAEDIPRVIAQAFHIASTGRPGPVLVDIAKDALQAQTTFSWPPVMDLPGYRPVTKPHAKQIREAAKLITAAQRPVLYVGGGVLKAKATAELKVLAELTGAPVTTTLMALGAFPDSHELHVGMPGMHGAVTAVTALQKADLIVALGARFDDRVTGKLDSFAPYAKIVHADVDPAEIGKNRAADVPIVGDAREVIADLVQAVQKEHSEGHRGDYSAWWKDLNRWRENYPLGYDQPADGSLSPQQVIERIGQLAPAGTIFAAGVGQHQMWAAHYVQYENPATWLNSGGAGTMGYAVPAAMGAKAGAPGQTVWAIDGDGCFQMTNQELTTCALNNIPIKVAIINNGALGMVRQWQTLFYNQRYSNTVLHSGPGASGKEPSAGTRVPDFVKLSEAMGCYAIRCESPEDLDKVIEEANSINDRPVVVDFIVHEDAMVWPMVAAGTSNDEIMAARDVRPDFGDNEDD